Proteins from one Mauremys mutica isolate MM-2020 ecotype Southern chromosome 14, ASM2049712v1, whole genome shotgun sequence genomic window:
- the IRX5 gene encoding iroquois-class homeodomain protein IRX-5 isoform X2, translating to MCLAMSYPQGYLYQPSASLALYSCPAYSTSVISGPRTDELGRSSSGSAFSPYAGSTAFTAPSPGYNSHLQYGTDPAAAAAAAFTSYVGSPYDHTPGMAGSLGYHPYAAPLGSYPYGDPAYRKNATRDATATLKAWLNEHRKNPYPTKGEKIMLAIITKMTLTQVSTWFANARRRLKKENKMTWTPRNRSEDEEEEENIDLEKNDEDEPQKLEEKGDPEAPETGGEEQKAAPGCERLQEPHSPAGQEAEGGLSDSDCKAPPEERLAGRPAPPKAAGPAALVQCPASRILQQAAGGEEHQYRPPSAAAAAAPHPGELHPIAPSSNSTSVIHSPQQAALAKPKLWSLAEIATSADKSKESSSEVSPGAGPTQGPPLAGSSTSQSPSRSPSSQCPFPNSAVLSRPLYYASPFYPGYTNYSTFGHLHSHAGTSPAAGPPGSHFSGLNQTILNRAETLAKETKMIRSQSQVDLCKDSPYELKKGMSNI from the exons ATGTGTTTGGCCATGTCGTATCCTCAGGGTTACTTGTACCAGCCCTCCGCTTCCTTGGCTCTCTACTCGTGCCCGGCTTACAGTACCAGCGTGATTTCGGGACCCAGGACCGATGAGCTCGGGCGATCTTCTTCGGGCTCCGCTTTTTCGCCTTATGCCGGATCTACCGCTTTTACCGCCCCTTCTCCGGGTTACAACTCCCACCTCCAGTACGGCACAGACCCGgcagctgccgccgccgccgccttcaCTTCCTACGTG GGCTCACCCTACGACCACACACCAGGTATGGCAGGTTCCCTGGGGTACCATCCCTACGCGGCGCCCCTGGGTTCCTACCCCTATGGAGATCCAGCCTACCGAAAAAACGCCACCCGGGATGCCACCGCCACCCTGAAGGCCTGGCTGAACGAGCACCGCAAGAACCCCTACCCCACCAAGGGCGAGAAGATCATGCTGGCCATCATCACCAAAATGACCCTCACCCAGGTCTCCACCTGGTTCGCCAACGCCCGCCGGCGGCTCAAGAAGGAGAATAAAATGACCTGGACCCCAAGGAACCGGAGCGAGGacgaggaagaagaggagaataTCGACCTCGAGAAAAACGACGAGGATGAGCCCCAGAAGCTGGAAGAAAAGGGCGACCCGGAGGCTCCCGAGACAg GCGGAGAAGAGCAGAAGGCAGCCCCGGGCTGCGAGCGGCTGCAGGAGCCCCACTCCCCGGCGGGCCAGGAGGCCGAGGGCGGCCTGAGTGACTCGGATTGTAAAGCGCCTCCGGAGGAGAGGCTGGCTGGGAGGCCGGCCCCCCCCAAAGCGGCCGGCCCTGCGGCCTTGGTGCAGTGCCCGGCCAGCCGGATCCTGCAGCAGGCGGCGGGCGGCGAGGAGCACCAGTACCGGCCCCCTtcggcagccgccgccgccgccccccacCCGGGAGAGCTGCACCCCATCGCCCCCTCCAGCAACAGCACGTCGGTGATCCACTCGCCGCAGCAGGCTGCCCTCGCCAAACCCAAACTCTGGTCCCTGGCCGAGATCGCCACCTCCGCGGACAAATCGAAAGAGAGCAGCAGCGAGGTGTCTCCGGGAGCCGGGCCGACCCAGGGCCCTCCCTTGGCCGGGAGCAGCACCTCGCAGTCCCCGTCGCGgtccccctcctcccagtgcccttTTCCTAACAGCGCCGTCCTCTCCCGGCCCCTTTACTACGCGTCTCCGTTTTATCCCGGGTACACGAACTACAGCACCTTTGGGCACCTTCACAGCCACGCTGGCACCAGCCCGGCAGCCGGACCCCCCGGCAGCCATTTCAGTGGATTAAACCAGACTATTTTAAACAGAGCAGAAACCTTGGCTAAAGAAACTAAAATGATCAGAAGCCAATCCCAAGTAGATCTTTGCAAAGACTCACCTTACGA
- the IRX5 gene encoding iroquois-class homeodomain protein IRX-5 isoform X1 has translation MCLAMSYPQGYLYQPSASLALYSCPAYSTSVISGPRTDELGRSSSGSAFSPYAGSTAFTAPSPGYNSHLQYGTDPAAAAAAAFTSYVGSPYDHTPGMAGSLGYHPYAAPLGSYPYGDPAYRKNATRDATATLKAWLNEHRKNPYPTKGEKIMLAIITKMTLTQVSTWFANARRRLKKENKMTWTPRNRSEDEEEEENIDLEKNDEDEPQKLEEKGDPEAPETGGEEQKAAPGCERLQEPHSPAGQEAEGGLSDSDCKAPPEERLAGRPAPPKAAGPAALVQCPASRILQQAAGGEEHQYRPPSAAAAAAPHPGELHPIAPSSNSTSVIHSPQQAALAKPKLWSLAEIATSADKSKESSSEVSPGAGPTQGPPLAGSSTSQSPSRSPSSQCPFPNSAVLSRPLYYASPFYPGYTNYSTFGHLHSHAGTSPAAGPPGSHFSGLNQTILNRAETLAKETKMIRSQSQVDLCKDSPYELKKVLKWQDRCKYML, from the exons ATGTGTTTGGCCATGTCGTATCCTCAGGGTTACTTGTACCAGCCCTCCGCTTCCTTGGCTCTCTACTCGTGCCCGGCTTACAGTACCAGCGTGATTTCGGGACCCAGGACCGATGAGCTCGGGCGATCTTCTTCGGGCTCCGCTTTTTCGCCTTATGCCGGATCTACCGCTTTTACCGCCCCTTCTCCGGGTTACAACTCCCACCTCCAGTACGGCACAGACCCGgcagctgccgccgccgccgccttcaCTTCCTACGTG GGCTCACCCTACGACCACACACCAGGTATGGCAGGTTCCCTGGGGTACCATCCCTACGCGGCGCCCCTGGGTTCCTACCCCTATGGAGATCCAGCCTACCGAAAAAACGCCACCCGGGATGCCACCGCCACCCTGAAGGCCTGGCTGAACGAGCACCGCAAGAACCCCTACCCCACCAAGGGCGAGAAGATCATGCTGGCCATCATCACCAAAATGACCCTCACCCAGGTCTCCACCTGGTTCGCCAACGCCCGCCGGCGGCTCAAGAAGGAGAATAAAATGACCTGGACCCCAAGGAACCGGAGCGAGGacgaggaagaagaggagaataTCGACCTCGAGAAAAACGACGAGGATGAGCCCCAGAAGCTGGAAGAAAAGGGCGACCCGGAGGCTCCCGAGACAg GCGGAGAAGAGCAGAAGGCAGCCCCGGGCTGCGAGCGGCTGCAGGAGCCCCACTCCCCGGCGGGCCAGGAGGCCGAGGGCGGCCTGAGTGACTCGGATTGTAAAGCGCCTCCGGAGGAGAGGCTGGCTGGGAGGCCGGCCCCCCCCAAAGCGGCCGGCCCTGCGGCCTTGGTGCAGTGCCCGGCCAGCCGGATCCTGCAGCAGGCGGCGGGCGGCGAGGAGCACCAGTACCGGCCCCCTtcggcagccgccgccgccgccccccacCCGGGAGAGCTGCACCCCATCGCCCCCTCCAGCAACAGCACGTCGGTGATCCACTCGCCGCAGCAGGCTGCCCTCGCCAAACCCAAACTCTGGTCCCTGGCCGAGATCGCCACCTCCGCGGACAAATCGAAAGAGAGCAGCAGCGAGGTGTCTCCGGGAGCCGGGCCGACCCAGGGCCCTCCCTTGGCCGGGAGCAGCACCTCGCAGTCCCCGTCGCGgtccccctcctcccagtgcccttTTCCTAACAGCGCCGTCCTCTCCCGGCCCCTTTACTACGCGTCTCCGTTTTATCCCGGGTACACGAACTACAGCACCTTTGGGCACCTTCACAGCCACGCTGGCACCAGCCCGGCAGCCGGACCCCCCGGCAGCCATTTCAGTGGATTAAACCAGACTATTTTAAACAGAGCAGAAACCTTGGCTAAAGAAACTAAAATGATCAGAAGCCAATCCCAAGTAGATCTTTGCAAAGACTCACCTTACGA